One stretch of Streptomyces hygroscopicus DNA includes these proteins:
- a CDS encoding regulatory protein MarR yields MRCQRRWRRSTLFPVNDRDEELRGLDAVLRELRHARFGLYGPLVRERFLGGLPAGVTPTGYRVLRFVEASSPPGPAVSDIAALLLSDRARAVRVVDRLTAAGLVTRVRDTVDRRIRRVELTDAGRRHVALAAERRTRLLGEAVADWPGEDLARLTEFLARLNASVARHLPVSDASDASDASGVSDGR; encoded by the coding sequence GTGCGTTGCCAGCGGCGGTGGCGGCGCAGCACGCTGTTCCCTGTGAACGATCGGGACGAAGAGCTGCGCGGGCTGGACGCGGTGCTGCGGGAGCTGCGGCACGCCCGGTTCGGGCTGTACGGACCGCTGGTACGGGAGCGCTTCCTGGGCGGGCTGCCCGCGGGTGTCACCCCGACCGGCTACCGGGTGCTGCGCTTCGTCGAGGCCAGCTCCCCGCCGGGCCCCGCCGTGTCCGACATCGCCGCCCTGCTGCTGTCCGACCGGGCTCGCGCCGTGCGCGTGGTCGACCGGCTGACGGCGGCAGGGCTGGTGACCCGGGTGCGGGACACCGTGGACCGGCGGATACGGAGGGTGGAGCTGACCGACGCCGGGCGCCGCCATGTCGCGCTGGCGGCCGAGCGGCGGACACGGCTGCTGGGCGAGGCCGTCGCGGACTGGCCGGGCGAGGACCTCGCCCGGCTGACGGAGTTCCTGGCGCGGCTCAACGCCTCCGTGGCGCGCCATCTGCCAGTGTCCGACGCATCTGACGCATCTGACGCATCCGGCGTGTCCGACGGCCGGTGA
- a CDS encoding TetR family transcriptional regulator: MDEREQDSGLRSRLVDVGVGLVEAEGAQALSLREIARRAGVSHGAPRRYFPTHLALLSAIARRGFERLTDQAGEAIAAHEGDPRGQLTALARSCLDFALTNRGMFELMFRHDLLESNQLGLRETSLPLFATLVDLVARVRPDSGAEPRIVAGALWANLHGIAQLWGWGSLQLAVGVDDAEPLLRAALDAHLGPEAR; this comes from the coding sequence ATGGATGAGCGTGAGCAGGACTCGGGTCTCCGGTCCCGACTGGTGGACGTCGGAGTGGGGCTGGTGGAGGCGGAGGGGGCGCAGGCCCTTTCGCTGCGGGAGATCGCCCGTCGGGCCGGGGTGTCCCACGGGGCGCCGCGGCGCTACTTCCCGACGCATCTGGCCCTGCTGTCCGCCATCGCGCGCCGCGGCTTCGAGCGCCTGACCGACCAGGCCGGTGAGGCCATCGCCGCTCATGAGGGCGATCCACGCGGGCAGTTGACGGCACTGGCGCGGAGCTGTCTCGACTTCGCGCTGACCAACCGTGGCATGTTCGAGCTGATGTTCCGCCACGATCTCCTGGAGAGCAACCAGCTCGGCCTGCGGGAGACGAGCCTGCCGCTCTTCGCCACCCTCGTCGACCTGGTGGCCAGGGTGCGGCCGGACTCCGGCGCGGAGCCACGGATCGTCGCGGGCGCGCTGTGGGCGAATCTGCACGGCATCGCCCAACTGTGGGGCTGGGGCAGCCTTCAGCTCGCCGTGGGAGTGGATGACGCCGAGCCGCTGCTGCGTGCCGCGCTCGACGCACACCTCGGCCCGGAGGCCCGATGA
- a CDS encoding Stress responsive alpha-beta barrel domain-containing protein, with translation MLLNVLRFSFKDGTTEEDKAKVLSAMRRTGALEPVAFSTVGQFLGDSAEGFTHAYCAALADLAALDRYLHDPSHIAGDDEILPHLAKLSAFQFSDDMDPALGEQVMGMHLKKVAMYPQWGQALDAISDLGAPSGSSSTG, from the coding sequence ATGCTGCTCAACGTGTTGAGGTTCAGCTTCAAGGACGGCACGACCGAGGAGGACAAGGCCAAGGTTCTGTCGGCGATGCGCCGTACGGGCGCGCTGGAGCCGGTCGCGTTCTCCACCGTCGGCCAGTTCCTCGGCGACTCGGCCGAGGGCTTCACCCATGCCTACTGCGCGGCGTTGGCCGATCTGGCGGCACTGGACCGGTATCTGCATGACCCGTCGCATATCGCGGGCGACGACGAGATCCTTCCTCATCTCGCGAAGCTCTCGGCGTTCCAGTTCTCGGACGACATGGACCCCGCGCTCGGCGAACAGGTCATGGGGATGCATCTGAAGAAGGTGGCGATGTACCCGCAGTGGGGTCAGGCGCTCGACGCGATCTCCGACCTCGGGGCCCCGTCCGGGAGCTCCTCCACCGGCTGA
- a CDS encoding drug resistance transporter EmrB/QacA subfamilyprotein — protein sequence MSAPGARRLTLVGSVTGAVIVALDGTVLTVAQPRLRRDLHATFAQVQWTSTGYLIAVASLLVFAGRLGDRYGHRRVFAIGMLGFGAASAGIGLAGGIGWVIGLRVAQGVFGALLQPATLGMLRAAYPPDRLSRPLAVRTGAIGLAAAAGPLVGGALTTHLGWRAVFFLNVAPALALGLAALAVRAPMAPRETARPRLDLPGAALLAVALAGLVHTLVGVPGTGWTAVTALGPASAVVAGGVFVWHERRTEHPLVPPGLLRSATVGPALGVLVSASAALFGALFLGTYYLQDVLALDPLASGLRALPLAVMMVLGAPVAALLMRRQGPRRTSVAGMVLVAAGVLLMSCLGRGSGAEAIGGCFLVLGAGFATVMVTATTVVVRDASVDTAGVAGGLQQTAMNIGPALGVAAATTLMSVAGPGGTTGRPPGDGPGWAADVFLSAMGPALTVLAAVAAAGALLATRLPGRAAVRPPEGQPVEELPDGAPRSEIASSA from the coding sequence ATGAGCGCCCCGGGGGCACGACGCCTCACCCTCGTCGGCAGCGTCACCGGGGCCGTGATCGTCGCCCTGGACGGCACCGTGCTGACCGTCGCCCAGCCCCGTCTGCGGCGGGACCTCCATGCCACGTTCGCCCAGGTCCAGTGGACCAGTACCGGATATCTGATCGCCGTGGCGAGTCTGCTGGTGTTCGCCGGCCGCCTCGGTGACCGCTACGGGCATCGGCGCGTCTTCGCCATCGGGATGCTGGGCTTCGGCGCCGCCTCGGCGGGCATCGGGCTCGCGGGCGGCATCGGCTGGGTGATCGGGCTGCGGGTCGCCCAGGGGGTCTTCGGGGCGCTGTTGCAACCCGCCACCCTCGGGATGCTGCGCGCCGCGTATCCGCCCGACCGGCTCAGCAGGCCCCTCGCGGTGCGTACCGGCGCCATCGGGCTGGCGGCCGCGGCAGGCCCCCTGGTCGGCGGGGCGCTGACCACCCATCTGGGGTGGCGGGCGGTGTTCTTCCTCAATGTCGCGCCCGCCCTTGCCCTGGGCCTGGCGGCGCTCGCCGTCCGGGCCCCGATGGCGCCCCGTGAGACCGCCCGGCCGCGGCTCGATCTGCCCGGTGCCGCTCTGCTCGCGGTGGCGCTGGCCGGGCTGGTGCACACGCTCGTCGGCGTCCCCGGAACCGGCTGGACGGCGGTGACCGCGCTCGGACCGGCGAGCGCCGTGGTGGCCGGAGGTGTCTTCGTATGGCATGAGCGCCGTACGGAACATCCGCTGGTGCCGCCGGGTCTGCTGCGGTCGGCCACCGTCGGCCCGGCGCTCGGCGTGCTGGTGTCCGCCTCGGCCGCACTGTTCGGGGCGCTCTTCCTCGGCACCTACTATCTGCAGGACGTCCTCGCGCTGGATCCGCTCGCCAGCGGGCTCAGGGCGCTCCCGCTGGCGGTGATGATGGTGCTGGGCGCACCGGTGGCGGCGCTGCTGATGCGCCGTCAGGGACCCCGCCGGACTTCGGTTGCGGGGATGGTTCTGGTGGCGGCCGGTGTGCTTCTGATGTCCTGTCTCGGCCGGGGCTCGGGCGCCGAGGCGATCGGTGGATGCTTTCTCGTGCTGGGTGCGGGTTTCGCCACCGTGATGGTCACCGCGACCACCGTCGTCGTGCGCGACGCGTCCGTGGACACCGCCGGGGTGGCGGGCGGGCTCCAGCAGACCGCCATGAACATCGGCCCCGCGCTGGGGGTCGCGGCCGCGACCACGCTGATGAGCGTGGCCGGGCCGGGCGGCACCACCGGACGGCCGCCCGGCGACGGGCCGGGCTGGGCGGCCGACGTCTTCCTCTCGGCGATGGGGCCGGCACTGACGGTCCTCGCGGCCGTGGCCGCGGCCGGTGCCCTGCTGGCCACCAGGCTGCCGGGCCGTGCGGCGGTGCGGCCACCCGAGGGTCAGCCGGTGGAGGAGCTCCCGGACGGGGCCCCGAGGTCGGAGATCGCGTCGAGCGCCTGA
- a CDS encoding alpha-1,2-mannosidase, with protein METHGAQRKRLRRRSALVGGGVAVAIGALLAPLVEAPAASAAPRADEVRHPVDYVDPLIGSAGGGNTYPGANLPFGMIAWSPTSTAGDQTNTAAANGYSYDTTRVRGFSLTHVNGAGCHPGAAGDVPIMPFVGEVDSSPTADTKDQKYAAGFSHDQEKAEPGRYRVELDSGAAADLAVSERAGVADFSFPKDAPARLLFRTSNSLNGSENAHIEIDAERRKVSGWVLTGAFCGRRANGGENNRTTYYRLYFSASFDRAFSTVGTWENDRLSPGAATADGGEGYLTGADRAGRGSGGYVGFDTTRDNDVRMRLGISYVSRAGAEANLRAEIAPRASVADVAAAGRAAWDRRLRAIRISGGSEPRRTAFYTALYHALQQPNLISDTDGRYPGMDGTPHRLERGQTAQYSNFSGWDQYRAQVQLLALLQPRVAGDFAQSLFNFARQNGGVWDRWVHISGATHVMTGDPSAATLATFYAMGVRNFDAKGAFDSLYRQATVPHPDGLSDKGCPGQCEGQRPNLAQYLDSGYAAQDACHCWGGAAETLEDSVADDALARWARLLGREKEADELGARGGYWRHVFNPEATGTAGYIQARNRDGSWVTPFDPASDRGFAQGSAATYTWMVPQDVQGLAEAMGGRESAAARLDGFFHKPDGSWSVRGGDPLRYDPTNEPGIHAPWLYNALGQPWKTQETVRQIVTTVYGTGPKGLPGNDDLGTMSAWYVFAALGIYPQAPGRAEALLTGPLFPRAVIAPAGQRRALTIGAPDASDTHLYVHAVRVNGTPHATSWLDGSFLRQGGSLSFDLADRPDTTWATDPGGLPR; from the coding sequence ATGGAGACGCACGGAGCACAGCGAAAGAGACTCAGACGCCGATCGGCGCTGGTCGGCGGGGGAGTGGCGGTGGCGATCGGCGCACTGCTCGCCCCGCTCGTCGAGGCCCCCGCGGCAAGCGCGGCGCCACGGGCCGACGAGGTACGTCACCCCGTCGACTACGTGGACCCGCTGATCGGCTCGGCGGGCGGTGGCAACACCTACCCGGGCGCCAATCTGCCGTTCGGCATGATCGCCTGGTCGCCGACCAGCACCGCGGGCGACCAGACCAACACCGCGGCGGCCAACGGCTATTCCTACGACACCACCCGGGTCCGGGGTTTCAGCCTCACCCATGTCAACGGCGCGGGCTGCCACCCCGGAGCCGCGGGCGACGTGCCGATCATGCCGTTCGTGGGCGAGGTCGACAGCTCGCCCACCGCCGACACCAAGGACCAGAAGTACGCCGCCGGTTTCTCGCACGACCAGGAGAAGGCCGAGCCCGGCCGCTACCGGGTGGAGCTCGACTCGGGCGCGGCCGCCGATCTCGCGGTGAGCGAGCGGGCCGGTGTCGCCGACTTCTCCTTTCCCAAGGACGCTCCGGCCCGTCTGCTGTTCCGCACCTCCAACTCCCTCAACGGCAGCGAGAACGCGCATATCGAGATCGACGCCGAGCGGCGCAAGGTCAGCGGCTGGGTGCTGACCGGCGCGTTCTGCGGGCGGCGCGCCAACGGCGGTGAGAACAACCGCACGACGTACTACCGCCTCTACTTCAGCGCCTCGTTCGACCGCGCCTTCTCCACCGTGGGCACCTGGGAGAACGACCGGCTCTCACCCGGCGCCGCCACCGCCGACGGCGGCGAGGGCTATCTCACCGGCGCGGACCGGGCCGGGCGTGGCTCCGGCGGATACGTCGGCTTCGACACCACGCGGGACAACGATGTCCGGATGCGGCTCGGCATCTCGTACGTCTCCCGCGCGGGCGCCGAGGCCAACCTCCGTGCCGAGATAGCGCCCCGGGCGAGCGTCGCCGACGTGGCGGCGGCCGGACGGGCCGCCTGGGACCGCCGGCTGCGCGCCATCCGGATCAGCGGCGGCAGCGAGCCGCGCCGTACCGCGTTCTACACCGCCCTCTACCACGCGCTCCAGCAGCCCAACCTGATCAGCGACACCGACGGCCGCTACCCGGGCATGGACGGCACACCGCACCGCCTCGAGCGCGGGCAGACGGCGCAGTACAGCAACTTCTCCGGCTGGGACCAGTACCGCGCCCAGGTGCAGCTGCTCGCCCTGCTCCAGCCCCGGGTCGCCGGGGACTTCGCGCAGTCGCTGTTCAACTTCGCCCGGCAGAACGGCGGGGTGTGGGACCGCTGGGTGCACATCAGCGGCGCCACCCATGTGATGACCGGCGACCCCTCCGCCGCCACGCTCGCCACCTTCTACGCCATGGGGGTACGGAACTTCGACGCCAAGGGCGCCTTCGACTCCCTCTACCGCCAGGCCACCGTCCCCCACCCCGACGGGCTCTCCGACAAGGGCTGCCCGGGACAGTGCGAGGGCCAGCGCCCGAACCTCGCCCAGTACCTGGACTCGGGGTACGCGGCGCAGGACGCCTGCCACTGCTGGGGCGGCGCCGCGGAAACCCTGGAGGACTCCGTCGCCGATGACGCGCTCGCCCGCTGGGCCCGGCTGCTCGGCCGGGAGAAGGAGGCCGATGAACTCGGCGCACGCGGCGGCTACTGGCGCCATGTGTTCAACCCCGAGGCCACCGGCACGGCGGGCTACATCCAGGCCAGAAACCGGGACGGCTCCTGGGTGACCCCCTTCGACCCGGCGTCCGACCGGGGATTCGCCCAGGGCAGCGCGGCCACGTACACCTGGATGGTGCCGCAGGACGTACAGGGGCTCGCCGAGGCCATGGGCGGACGCGAGAGCGCGGCGGCCCGGCTGGACGGCTTCTTCCACAAGCCCGACGGCTCCTGGTCGGTCCGCGGCGGCGATCCGCTCCGCTACGACCCCACCAACGAACCGGGCATCCACGCCCCCTGGCTCTACAACGCGCTCGGACAGCCCTGGAAGACCCAGGAGACGGTGCGCCAGATCGTCACCACCGTGTACGGAACCGGGCCGAAGGGGCTGCCCGGCAACGACGACCTGGGCACCATGTCCGCGTGGTACGTGTTCGCGGCGCTCGGCATCTATCCCCAGGCCCCGGGGCGTGCCGAGGCCCTGCTCACCGGACCGCTCTTCCCTCGTGCGGTGATCGCCCCGGCGGGGCAGCGGCGCGCCCTGACCATCGGCGCCCCGGACGCCTCCGACACCCACCTCTATGTGCACGCGGTGCGGGTGAACGGCACACCCCACGCCACCTCATGGCTCGACGGCTCGTTCCTGCGCCAGGGCGGATCGCTCTCCTTCGACCTGGCCGACCGGCCCGACACCACCTGGGCCACCGACCCGGGCGGGCTGCCCCGCTGA